Proteins encoded within one genomic window of Bacillus thuringiensis:
- the colA gene encoding collagenase ColA, which translates to MNKKSKINKVMLSISTMALSLGALQAPASAEEKVPYNVLKTKPVGIEKPVDEIGHVSKAEETLSFQERLKVGDFSQRPASIPNKAAVKKVKESYSMADLNKMNDHELVETLGSIKWHQITDLFQFNEDAKAFYKDKGKMQVVIDELAHRGSTFTKDDSKGIQTFTEVLRSAFYLAFYNNELSELNERSFQDKCLPALKAIAKNPNFKLGTAEQDTVISAYGKLISNASSDVETVQYASNILKQYNDNFTTYVNDRMKGQAIYDIMQGIDYDIQSYLIEVRKEANETMWYGKVDGFINEINRIALLNEVTPENKWLVNNGIYFASRLGKFHSNPNKGLEVVTQAMHMYPRLSEPYFVAVEQITTNYNGKDYSGNTVDLQKIRKEGKEQYLPKTYTFDDGSIVFKTGDKVSEEKIKRLYWAAKEVKAQYHRVIGNDKALEPGNADDVLTIVIYNSPEEYQLNRQLYGYETNNGGIYIEETGTFFTYERTPEQSIYSLEELFRHEFTHYLQGRYEVPGLFGRGDMYQNERLTWFQEGNAEFFAGSTRTNNVVPRKSIISGLSSDPASRYTAERTLFAKYGSWDFYNYSFALQSYLYTHQFETFDKIQDLIRANDVKNYDVYRETLSKDPKLNKEYQEYMQQLIDNQDKYNVPEVADDYLAEHAPKSLTAVEKEITETLPMKDAKMTKHSSQFFNTFTLEGTYTGSVTKGESEDWNAMSKKVNEALEQLAQKEWSGYKTVTAYFVNYRVNSSNQFEYDVVFHGIEKDDGENKAPTININGPYNGLVKEGIQFKSDGSKDEDGKIVSYLWDFGDGSTSAEVNPVHVYEREGSYKVALIVKDDKGKESRSETTVTVKDGSLTESESESNNRPEEANRIGLNTTIKGSLIGGDHTDVYTFNVASAKDIDISVLNEYGIGMTWVLHHESDMQNYAAYGQANGNHIEANFNAKPGKYYLYVYKYDNGDGTYELSVK; encoded by the coding sequence ATGAACAAGAAATCAAAAATCAATAAAGTGATGCTTAGTATTAGTACAATGGCTTTATCGTTAGGGGCACTTCAAGCTCCTGCATCAGCGGAAGAAAAAGTACCGTATAATGTGTTGAAAACGAAACCAGTTGGAATTGAAAAACCAGTAGATGAGATTGGACACGTTTCTAAAGCGGAGGAAACATTATCGTTTCAAGAACGGTTAAAAGTAGGAGATTTTTCACAGCGACCAGCATCTATTCCGAACAAAGCGGCAGTAAAGAAAGTTAAGGAAAGCTATTCAATGGCTGATTTAAACAAAATGAATGATCACGAATTAGTTGAAACGTTAGGCAGCATTAAGTGGCACCAAATTACAGACTTATTCCAGTTTAATGAAGATGCAAAAGCTTTTTATAAAGATAAAGGGAAAATGCAAGTCGTTATAGATGAATTAGCTCATCGTGGTAGTACATTTACGAAAGATGATTCAAAAGGAATTCAAACATTTACGGAAGTGTTACGTTCAGCTTTTTATCTGGCATTTTATAATAACGAATTAAGTGAATTAAATGAAAGAAGCTTCCAGGACAAATGTTTACCTGCTTTAAAAGCAATCGCAAAAAATCCAAACTTTAAGCTTGGTACAGCTGAACAAGATACAGTCATATCTGCATACGGTAAATTAATTAGTAATGCATCAAGTGATGTTGAAACAGTTCAATATGCATCGAATATTTTAAAGCAATACAATGATAATTTTACTACATATGTAAATGATCGAATGAAGGGACAAGCAATATACGATATTATGCAAGGTATTGACTATGATATACAGTCTTACTTAATTGAGGTTCGTAAAGAAGCGAATGAAACGATGTGGTATGGGAAAGTAGATGGGTTTATTAATGAAATAAATCGTATTGCTCTTTTAAATGAAGTAACGCCAGAAAATAAGTGGCTCGTTAATAATGGAATTTACTTTGCTAGTCGTTTAGGGAAGTTTCATAGCAATCCAAATAAAGGATTAGAAGTTGTAACACAAGCAATGCATATGTATCCGCGGTTAAGTGAACCGTATTTTGTCGCAGTAGAACAAATTACAACAAATTATAATGGAAAAGATTATAGCGGGAATACAGTAGATTTACAGAAAATACGTAAAGAAGGAAAAGAGCAATACCTACCAAAGACGTACACATTCGACGATGGATCTATTGTGTTTAAAACAGGAGATAAAGTATCAGAAGAAAAAATTAAGAGACTATACTGGGCTGCGAAGGAAGTAAAAGCGCAGTATCATCGTGTAATTGGAAATGACAAAGCGTTAGAGCCAGGAAATGCAGATGATGTATTAACGATAGTAATTTATAACAGTCCAGAGGAGTACCAGTTAAATAGACAACTTTATGGATACGAAACAAATAACGGTGGAATTTATATTGAAGAAACAGGAACATTCTTTACATATGAGCGCACGCCAGAACAAAGCATTTATAGTTTAGAAGAGTTATTCCGTCATGAGTTTACTCATTATCTTCAAGGGAGATATGAAGTGCCAGGTTTATTCGGAAGAGGAGACATGTATCAAAATGAAAGGTTAACTTGGTTCCAAGAAGGAAATGCAGAGTTTTTCGCAGGGTCTACTCGTACAAATAACGTAGTACCGAGAAAGAGCATCATTAGTGGATTATCATCTGATCCTGCAAGCCGTTATACAGCAGAGCGAACATTATTTGCTAAATATGGCTCTTGGGATTTCTATAACTACTCATTTGCATTACAGTCTTACTTATATACACATCAATTTGAAACGTTTGATAAAATTCAAGATTTAATTCGTGCAAATGACGTGAAAAATTATGATGTATATCGTGAAACTTTAAGTAAAGATCCTAAACTAAATAAAGAGTATCAAGAGTATATGCAGCAGCTAATCGATAATCAAGATAAATATAATGTACCGGAAGTAGCAGATGATTATTTAGCTGAACATGCACCAAAATCGTTAACAGCAGTAGAGAAAGAAATTACTGAAACGTTGCCGATGAAAGATGCAAAAATGACAAAACATAGCTCCCAATTCTTTAATACATTTACATTAGAAGGTACGTATACAGGTAGTGTAACAAAAGGTGAGTCAGAAGATTGGAACGCAATGAGTAAGAAAGTAAATGAAGCTTTAGAACAACTGGCGCAAAAAGAATGGAGTGGCTACAAAACTGTTACAGCATATTTCGTCAATTACCGTGTGAATAGCTCAAATCAATTTGAATATGATGTAGTCTTTCACGGTATCGAAAAAGATGACGGAGAAAATAAAGCTCCAACGATTAATATAAATGGCCCTTATAATGGGCTTGTAAAAGAAGGTATTCAATTTAAAAGTGATGGCTCAAAAGATGAAGATGGAAAAATCGTTTCGTATTTATGGGACTTTGGAGATGGAAGCACAAGTGCAGAAGTAAATCCAGTACATGTATATGAAAGAGAAGGTTCATATAAAGTAGCGTTAATAGTAAAAGATGATAAAGGGAAAGAGAGCAGAAGCGAAACAACTGTCACGGTTAAAGATGGAAGTTTAACAGAATCAGAATCAGAATCAAATAATCGTCCAGAGGAAGCAAATCGTATTGGGCTAAACACTACTATAAAAGGTAGCCTTATCGGCGGAGATCACACTGATGTTTATACATTTAATGTAGCATCAGCCAAAGATATCGATATTTCCGTTTTAAATGAGTATGGAATCGGGATGACATGGGTACTTCACCATGAATCAGATATGCAAAATTATGCTGCCTACGGTCAAGCAAATGGAAATCATATAGAGGCAAACTTTAATGCAAAACCAGGTAAGTATTACTTGTATGTATATAAATATGATAATGGTGATGGAACATACGAATTATCAGTAAAATAA
- a CDS encoding NfeD family protein translates to MVLFGYPLETIYLYGFIIATILTVIYILFGDIFESIFSFGGGSVSVVTLLLSFFAMLCGLSYIGEYLFSFNSILIFGAAFAISFIGVFIMKILILKPIAEAEQNTVQRMDEFVGCKGEVITTIPTEGFGEVLISSQFGSNAIPAKTVGKKDISQGTEVIIEGVQDGVLLVQNIAYSLKKPKL, encoded by the coding sequence ATGGTTTTGTTTGGTTATCCACTTGAGACAATTTATTTATATGGATTTATTATTGCTACTATACTCACTGTGATTTATATCCTTTTTGGAGATATATTTGAATCCATATTTAGTTTTGGAGGCGGATCGGTATCCGTTGTTACTTTATTACTTAGTTTTTTCGCCATGTTATGTGGACTTAGTTATATAGGAGAATATTTATTTTCCTTTAATAGTATTCTTATTTTCGGGGCTGCATTTGCTATATCTTTTATTGGTGTATTCATAATGAAAATACTAATTTTAAAGCCAATTGCAGAAGCAGAACAAAATACTGTGCAACGTATGGATGAATTCGTTGGTTGCAAGGGAGAAGTCATTACGACAATTCCTACAGAAGGATTTGGTGAAGTATTAATCTCTTCCCAATTTGGAAGTAATGCAATCCCAGCTAAAACAGTTGGAAAAAAAGATATTTCACAAGGAACTGAGGTTATTATCGAGGGAGTCCAAGATGGTGTTTTGCTTGTACAAAACATCGCTTATTCTTTAAAAAAACCAAAATTATAA
- a CDS encoding flotillin family protein produces MTIPLIIGGVLLAILILLILVFITKYRTVGPDEALIVTGNWLGGGKNVVTTDDGKKIKIIRGGGTFVVPIMQRAEPLSLLNYKLEVGTRDTYTKQGVPITVNGVSIIKVGSTIEEVSTAAEQYLGKETEELKIEAKEVLEGHLRAILSSMTVEDAYSNREQFAQKVHEVASTDLKKMGLRIVSFTIKEIMDKNGYLDALGQPQIATVKRDATIANAEREKEARIEKARAEKEAKEAEYQRDAQIAEAEKHKELKVQSYKREQEQARADADLSYELQQAKAQQGVTEEQMRVKIIEREKQIELEEKEIARREKQYDAEVKKKADADRYAVEQSAEAEKVKQIKKADADQYKIEAEARARAEEVRVEGLAKAEIEKAQGQAKAEVQKAQGTAEADVIRLKGLAEAEAKQKIAEAFELYGQAAIMDMVLKMLPSYAKEIASPLSNIDKITVVDTGGGGKNSGAGKVAGYATDLMATMQETLKASSGIDLKELLEGFAGKGAVQQLSNDKPVVSVVEDEKKEVEKDKE; encoded by the coding sequence ATGACGATTCCATTAATTATTGGTGGAGTTTTACTCGCAATTTTAATTCTACTCATTTTAGTATTTATTACGAAGTATCGAACAGTTGGACCAGATGAAGCGTTAATTGTTACAGGTAATTGGCTTGGAGGCGGGAAAAATGTTGTTACCACGGATGATGGAAAGAAGATTAAGATTATTCGCGGTGGCGGTACTTTCGTAGTTCCGATTATGCAAAGAGCAGAGCCTTTAAGCCTATTAAACTACAAGCTAGAAGTCGGAACACGTGATACGTATACGAAACAAGGTGTACCAATTACAGTAAACGGTGTTTCTATTATTAAAGTAGGATCAACAATTGAAGAAGTTTCCACAGCAGCTGAACAATATCTAGGAAAAGAAACGGAAGAGTTAAAAATAGAAGCAAAAGAAGTTTTAGAAGGGCATCTTCGTGCTATCTTATCTTCTATGACAGTAGAAGATGCATATAGTAATAGAGAGCAATTTGCTCAAAAGGTGCATGAAGTAGCTTCTACAGATTTAAAGAAGATGGGTCTTCGCATCGTTTCCTTTACAATTAAAGAAATCATGGATAAGAACGGTTACTTAGATGCACTTGGTCAGCCGCAAATTGCGACAGTTAAGCGTGATGCAACAATTGCGAATGCAGAGCGTGAAAAGGAAGCACGTATTGAAAAAGCTCGCGCTGAGAAAGAAGCAAAAGAAGCTGAATACCAACGTGATGCACAGATTGCTGAAGCTGAAAAACATAAAGAACTAAAAGTACAATCGTATAAGAGAGAACAAGAACAAGCTCGCGCAGACGCGGATCTTTCTTATGAATTACAACAAGCGAAAGCGCAACAAGGTGTAACAGAAGAGCAAATGCGCGTTAAAATCATTGAGCGTGAAAAGCAAATTGAGTTAGAAGAAAAAGAGATTGCGCGTCGTGAAAAGCAATACGATGCAGAAGTAAAGAAAAAGGCAGATGCAGATCGTTATGCTGTTGAGCAATCAGCTGAAGCTGAAAAAGTAAAACAAATTAAAAAGGCAGATGCGGATCAATATAAGATTGAAGCAGAAGCGAGAGCACGTGCAGAAGAAGTACGCGTAGAAGGTTTAGCGAAGGCGGAAATTGAGAAAGCGCAAGGTCAAGCGAAAGCGGAAGTACAAAAAGCACAAGGTACAGCAGAAGCCGATGTTATCAGATTAAAAGGTTTAGCGGAAGCAGAAGCGAAACAAAAAATTGCAGAGGCATTTGAATTATATGGCCAAGCGGCAATTATGGATATGGTACTTAAAATGCTTCCAAGTTATGCGAAAGAAATTGCAAGCCCACTTAGCAACATTGATAAAATTACAGTTGTTGATACAGGCGGCGGTGGTAAAAATAGCGGCGCTGGAAAAGTTGCGGGTTATGCGACTGATTTAATGGCGACGATGCAAGAAACATTAAAAGCTTCTTCTGGCATTGACTTAAAAGAGTTATTAGAAGGATTTGCAGGAAAGGGAGCGGTACAACAATTATCAAATGATAAACCTGTTGTATCTGTAGTAGAAGATGAGAAAAAAGAAGTAGAAAAAGATAAAGAATAG
- a CDS encoding methyl-accepting chemotaxis protein gives MKQTSEATEQITQAIEQVSSGAEIQTKEVEEGATLLEEVTEGIQRVADSSSLVSTASMYTKKKAEDGGKLVEQTVNQMQLIHESVSQSDKVIVLLDDKSKQIGAILEVIQHIAEQTNLLALNAAIEAARAGEQGRGFAIVADEVRKLAEQSGQSSTEIGKLVKEIQFDIKETVSSMKLVGTEVQSGLVVANETKQSFAEILKSTDDTVVQIDNMVGVAKQMTVDARQVSASINEIAATIEENAASVQNIAGSSEEQLASVDEINAAAVHLSQMAEELQEMIGKFKV, from the coding sequence ATGAAGCAGACAAGTGAAGCGACGGAACAAATTACACAAGCAATAGAGCAAGTGTCGAGCGGGGCTGAAATACAAACGAAAGAAGTTGAAGAAGGTGCAACATTATTAGAAGAAGTTACAGAAGGAATTCAGCGTGTTGCAGATAGTTCTTCATTAGTATCCACAGCATCTATGTATACGAAGAAAAAGGCTGAAGATGGTGGAAAGTTAGTTGAACAAACTGTAAATCAAATGCAATTAATCCATGAGTCTGTTTCACAATCAGATAAAGTTATTGTTTTGTTAGATGATAAATCAAAACAAATTGGAGCAATCCTTGAGGTGATTCAACATATTGCAGAGCAGACAAATTTATTAGCGTTAAATGCAGCAATTGAGGCTGCGAGAGCTGGAGAGCAAGGAAGAGGATTTGCAATTGTAGCAGATGAAGTACGAAAATTAGCTGAGCAATCAGGACAGTCTTCTACGGAAATTGGAAAACTAGTGAAAGAGATCCAATTTGATATAAAAGAAACGGTAAGTTCTATGAAGCTAGTTGGGACAGAAGTACAATCAGGGCTTGTAGTTGCAAATGAAACGAAGCAAAGCTTTGCTGAAATATTGAAATCTACGGATGATACAGTTGTACAAATTGATAACATGGTAGGTGTAGCAAAGCAAATGACGGTAGATGCAAGACAAGTAAGTGCATCTATTAATGAAATTGCAGCTACGATTGAAGAAAATGCAGCAAGCGTTCAAAATATTGCTGGTTCCTCTGAAGAACAATTAGCTTCAGTAGATGAAATAAATGCAGCAGCAGTTCATTTATCACAAATGGCAGAAGAATTACAAGAGATGATTGGTAAGTTTAAAGTGTAA
- a CDS encoding ATP-binding protein, producing MKFKKLKLQPRITLTISTLILVVLMLTSYLFYYILSETVEEQIGKRALHVAKTVAAIPEIKEAFQKENPASIIQPIAERIRMDTEADFIVVGNKEGIRYAHPERDKIGEAMIGGDNKGVLLEGKSYVSKATGSLGPSLRGKVPIRNQENEIIGVVSVGFSMDDIHGAVEVYGKRVFWITIIGLLIGVIGSIYLAGSIKRMMFGMEPEEISSLYEEHSTVIQSVREGIIVIDQKGRISLVNQAAYDILSLDEQRNIIGEFILNVIPNSTILDVLQTGEEQFDRQLNIKGQAVIANRLPIKVKNKVTGVVSSLRLKSEMDQLTAELSQTKQYTEALRAQTHEYNNLLYTLSGLIQLESYEDALELIHKETAVYQDFVQFIMKRIQNPWLGGILIGFYNRARELKIDFVLDRESSLDKLSPHIESNYVVSILGNLITNAFEAIERNEENDKKVRMFVTDIGEEIVIEVEDSGQGIHDEVITSIFYKGFSTKEGGKRGYGLAKVKELVEDLNGSIAIEKGDLGGALFIIALPKKRGEL from the coding sequence TTGAAATTTAAAAAATTAAAACTCCAACCGAGAATTACATTAACTATTAGTACACTTATTCTTGTTGTACTTATGCTAACGAGTTATTTATTTTATTACATATTATCTGAAACGGTAGAAGAGCAAATTGGCAAAAGAGCTTTGCATGTTGCGAAAACAGTTGCTGCTATACCTGAAATAAAGGAAGCTTTTCAAAAAGAAAACCCAGCTTCTATCATTCAGCCGATTGCAGAAAGAATTCGAATGGATACAGAGGCTGACTTCATTGTAGTTGGAAATAAAGAGGGGATTCGATATGCACATCCTGAGCGAGATAAAATAGGAGAAGCGATGATTGGTGGAGATAACAAAGGAGTTCTATTAGAAGGAAAATCATATGTTTCGAAAGCAACTGGATCATTAGGCCCTTCATTACGCGGAAAAGTTCCAATCCGTAATCAGGAAAATGAAATCATTGGTGTGGTATCTGTTGGATTTTCAATGGATGATATTCATGGAGCGGTAGAAGTGTATGGAAAGCGTGTGTTTTGGATTACAATAATAGGTCTATTAATTGGAGTAATCGGCTCTATATATTTAGCTGGCAGTATAAAAAGAATGATGTTTGGGATGGAGCCAGAAGAAATTTCATCTTTATATGAAGAGCATAGTACAGTGATTCAATCTGTACGTGAAGGGATTATTGTCATTGATCAAAAGGGCAGGATTAGTTTAGTCAATCAAGCAGCTTATGATATTCTTTCGCTAGATGAACAACGCAATATTATTGGAGAATTTATTTTAAATGTAATTCCTAATTCAACGATACTAGATGTACTTCAAACTGGTGAAGAACAGTTTGATCGTCAATTGAATATAAAAGGGCAGGCTGTGATTGCGAATCGTCTACCTATTAAAGTAAAGAATAAAGTAACGGGCGTTGTATCGAGCTTACGTTTGAAATCTGAAATGGATCAGTTAACAGCAGAATTATCTCAGACGAAGCAATATACAGAGGCATTACGAGCGCAAACGCATGAATATAACAATTTATTGTATACGCTTTCAGGTCTTATTCAGCTAGAATCATATGAGGATGCTTTAGAGCTTATTCATAAGGAAACAGCGGTATATCAAGATTTTGTTCAATTTATTATGAAGCGAATTCAAAATCCATGGTTAGGTGGAATTTTAATTGGATTCTATAATAGAGCAAGAGAGCTGAAGATTGATTTTGTGCTAGATCGAGAAAGTAGCTTAGACAAATTAAGCCCGCACATTGAGAGTAATTATGTCGTTTCCATTTTAGGAAATTTAATTACGAATGCATTTGAAGCGATTGAAAGAAATGAAGAGAATGATAAGAAGGTAAGGATGTTTGTAACTGATATCGGAGAAGAAATCGTAATTGAAGTGGAAGATTCGGGCCAAGGGATTCATGATGAAGTCATTACTAGCATATTCTACAAAGGCTTCTCGACGAAAGAAGGCGGGAAGAGAGGATATGGATTAGCAAAAGTGAAAGAGTTAGTAGAAGATTTAAATGGAAGTATCGCAATCGAAAAAGGGGATTTAGGTGGTGCATTATTTATTATTGCATTACCAAAAAAGAGAGGCGAATTGTAA
- a CDS encoding response regulator has product MGEEIEVLIVEDDIRIADIHRRFTEKIEGFKVIGTATNGEQAKEWLDFVKPQLVLLDVYLPDMQGTELVTYIRNNLHDTDIIMITAASETDVVRHALRGGVTDYIVKPLMFDRFKASLESYQKKIVQLKKNNQLSIEQIEHLWSQRGVKGNEIEYAPKGIDPLTLAKIKKHMLTVNEEGITAEVLSTMVGVSRSTARRYLEYLISGKKVHAELIYGSVGRPERRYFLVSS; this is encoded by the coding sequence ATGGGTGAGGAGATTGAAGTATTGATTGTAGAAGATGATATTCGAATTGCGGACATTCATCGTCGTTTTACCGAAAAGATTGAGGGATTTAAAGTAATTGGAACAGCAACGAATGGAGAACAAGCGAAAGAATGGCTAGATTTTGTGAAGCCACAGCTCGTTTTATTAGACGTGTACTTACCTGATATGCAAGGAACGGAACTTGTCACATATATTAGGAATAATTTACATGATACAGATATTATTATGATTACAGCTGCATCGGAAACAGATGTAGTCAGACATGCTTTACGAGGCGGAGTAACAGATTATATCGTAAAACCACTTATGTTTGATCGATTTAAGGCAAGTTTGGAAAGTTACCAAAAAAAGATTGTGCAGTTAAAGAAAAATAATCAATTATCTATAGAACAAATAGAACATCTATGGTCCCAAAGAGGTGTAAAGGGAAATGAAATAGAATATGCGCCGAAAGGGATAGATCCTTTAACTTTAGCAAAAATAAAAAAGCATATGTTAACAGTGAATGAAGAAGGTATTACGGCAGAAGTGTTAAGTACAATGGTAGGAGTAAGCAGGTCAACAGCGAGGCGTTATTTAGAGTATTTAATATCAGGAAAGAAAGTTCATGCGGAGCTTATATATGGGAGTGTGGGGAGACCAGAAAGAAGGTATTTTCTCGTTTCTTCATAA
- a CDS encoding CitMHS family transporter: MLALLGFAMVFVFMFLIMTKRMSALVALILIPITFALIGGFYANMGPMMLEGIQKLAPTGIMLMFAILYFGIMIDSGLFDPVISRILKFVKGDPLKIVVGTAILTIIVSLDGDGTTTYMITVSAMYPLYKRLGMNPLILAGVVMLGAGVTNLTPWGGPTARVMSALGLDASELFTPLIPGMIAGALWVVFVAYYLGKKERKRLGIMDVQYLKQMQTMDEQAAAVETAVHKRPKLLWINFLLTVTLLVCLILEVMPLPVLFTIAFAIAVMLNYPNLEQQKERIASHAGNVLAVVSLVFAAGVFTGILSGTKMVDAMAKSVVTLIPDALGPQLPIITALLSMPFTFFMSNDAFYFGVLPILTKAAATYGISAAEMGRASLLGQPVHLLSPLVASTYLLVGMAKVDFGEHQRFTLLWAVGTTMVMLITGIVIGIIPI; the protein is encoded by the coding sequence ATGTTAGCACTACTTGGATTTGCGATGGTATTTGTCTTTATGTTTTTAATTATGACGAAACGTATGTCAGCACTAGTAGCATTAATATTAATTCCAATTACTTTCGCATTAATTGGTGGTTTTTATGCAAATATGGGACCTATGATGTTAGAAGGAATTCAAAAACTAGCACCTACTGGTATTATGCTTATGTTTGCTATTTTATATTTTGGAATTATGATTGATAGCGGTTTATTCGATCCTGTCATTAGTAGGATTTTGAAATTTGTAAAAGGAGATCCTTTAAAAATCGTTGTTGGTACAGCGATTCTTACTATTATTGTTTCGTTAGATGGGGACGGAACAACGACGTATATGATTACTGTTTCCGCAATGTATCCACTATATAAACGCCTTGGAATGAATCCACTTATATTAGCTGGGGTTGTTATGTTAGGGGCTGGTGTAACAAATCTTACGCCTTGGGGTGGACCGACAGCTCGGGTTATGAGTGCACTTGGACTAGACGCATCAGAGCTCTTCACACCACTTATACCAGGAATGATCGCTGGTGCACTTTGGGTAGTTTTCGTTGCTTACTATCTTGGAAAAAAAGAAAGAAAACGTTTAGGTATTATGGATGTACAATATTTAAAACAAATGCAAACGATGGATGAGCAAGCTGCCGCGGTAGAAACTGCTGTTCATAAACGTCCTAAACTTCTATGGATTAACTTTTTATTAACTGTTACCTTACTTGTCTGTCTCATACTAGAAGTTATGCCGTTACCTGTTTTATTTACAATCGCTTTCGCTATTGCTGTTATGCTTAACTATCCGAACTTAGAGCAACAGAAAGAGCGTATTGCTTCTCACGCAGGAAACGTATTAGCAGTTGTTTCTCTCGTATTTGCCGCTGGGGTTTTCACTGGAATTTTATCAGGAACAAAAATGGTAGATGCAATGGCTAAAAGTGTAGTAACTCTTATACCAGATGCACTTGGACCACAATTACCAATTATTACAGCGCTTCTTAGTATGCCATTCACATTCTTCATGTCCAATGATGCATTTTACTTCGGTGTACTACCTATTTTGACGAAAGCTGCTGCTACTTATGGAATTAGTGCGGCTGAAATGGGACGTGCTTCCTTACTCGGTCAACCTGTTCACTTATTAAGTCCTCTTGTCGCATCCACTTATTTATTAGTCGGCATGGCCAAAGTTGATTTTGGTGAACATCAACGCTTCACTTTATTGTGGGCAGTTGGAACGACAATGGTAATGTTGATTACTGGAATTGTAATTGGGATTATTCCAATATAA
- a CDS encoding nitrous oxide reductase accessory protein NosL, with amino-acid sequence MRTKYVMFAICLFFVFTIVGCGKKQAEAMAIDEKHDKCDICQIGVMDNQFATEIILENGKALKFDDIGCMYKWMEINPGEKTKEKFVRDYDSKDWVSLEDATYVYDKTITTPMAYNVISFKNKKDAESFVSNYKGKVLSYKELAEHKWEMNKEMMGNPKKGNHGGHH; translated from the coding sequence ATGAGAACAAAGTATGTGATGTTTGCTATATGCTTATTCTTTGTCTTTACAATTGTAGGATGTGGTAAGAAACAAGCAGAGGCTATGGCAATTGATGAGAAACATGATAAGTGTGATATTTGCCAAATTGGGGTAATGGATAATCAATTTGCAACAGAAATCATTTTAGAAAATGGAAAAGCATTAAAGTTTGATGATATCGGTTGTATGTATAAATGGATGGAGATTAATCCAGGTGAAAAGACGAAAGAAAAATTTGTTCGAGATTATGATTCGAAAGATTGGGTCTCGTTAGAAGATGCTACTTACGTATATGATAAAACAATTACAACACCAATGGCTTATAATGTCATTTCATTTAAAAACAAAAAAGATGCAGAGAGCTTTGTATCTAACTATAAGGGGAAAGTTCTTTCGTATAAAGAGCTAGCAGAGCATAAATGGGAAATGAATAAAGAAATGATGGGGAACCCGAAAAAGGGAAATCACGGTGGACATCATTAA
- a CDS encoding ankyrin repeat domain-containing protein gives MYSRRVIVCDGGMVKKTLSFIGAVVVRKQKILLCILLGLLMTVVACDKQEEPESKPVHVKNEKKKEKHKEQEESKEEKSINLMDKQLLLSATLGDTETAMKLIQDGANINVEGDNGETPVLAATYQNHVETVKALIGAGANIEIKDEKHSNPLLYASREGYTDIVKVLINAGVNTKETTKSGGTALISASERGHVEVVKELLEHTDIDVNYKNARGGTALVEAIVLGNGSENHKKVIQMLIDHGADVNMANKENITPLQYAEKRGFKDIANMLRVAGANEVVQPQLQQVE, from the coding sequence ATGTACTCAAGAAGAGTTATTGTATGTGATGGAGGAATGGTTAAGAAAACATTATCTTTCATAGGAGCTGTAGTTGTGAGAAAACAAAAAATTTTATTATGTATTTTATTAGGACTTTTAATGACGGTAGTGGCTTGCGATAAGCAAGAAGAGCCAGAATCGAAACCGGTTCATGTGAAAAACGAAAAGAAAAAAGAAAAGCATAAAGAACAGGAAGAATCCAAAGAAGAAAAAAGTATAAATTTAATGGACAAACAGTTGCTACTTTCTGCAACTCTTGGAGACACAGAAACAGCTATGAAGTTGATCCAAGATGGAGCGAATATAAATGTAGAAGGTGACAACGGAGAAACACCCGTCCTTGCAGCAACGTACCAAAATCATGTAGAGACAGTGAAAGCATTAATTGGTGCAGGTGCTAATATTGAAATTAAAGATGAGAAACATAGCAATCCACTTCTTTATGCAAGTAGAGAAGGATATACGGATATTGTAAAAGTATTAATTAATGCAGGAGTTAATACGAAAGAAACGACTAAATCAGGTGGAACAGCACTTATTTCTGCATCTGAGCGTGGCCATGTAGAGGTCGTAAAAGAATTATTAGAGCATACAGATATTGATGTGAATTATAAAAATGCTCGTGGTGGAACAGCTTTAGTAGAAGCAATCGTATTAGGAAATGGTAGTGAAAACCATAAGAAAGTAATTCAAATGCTTATTGACCACGGGGCAGATGTAAATATGGCCAATAAGGAAAATATTACGCCACTGCAATATGCTGAAAAAAGAGGTTTTAAAGATATTGCAAATATGTTGAGGGTAGCTGGAGCGAATGAAGTAGTACAGCCACAACTGCAACAGGTAGAATAA